The DNA window GACGACCGCGATGGGTCCGACGAGCGGCACGGTGTGACCAGGCGGTCCATCCAGTCCCGACGACAGTGTCTTCATGTCCCGAAACTTGGTGGCCCTGCCATCACCCCTTGTTGATCGCCCCGGTCGGGTGGGAGAACGCGGCAGATGGGAAACAATGCCTCAGCATGCCGAGCGACTTGTATCTGAAACTCGAGGGACCAGCAGGTCGCCCGCATCACGCAGTCGACTGGCGCGCTGGAATGAGCGAATAACCGCCGCCATCAACATCATCGCACCGGCCAGTCGCGCGCCATAGATCTGCGCATGATAGGGGGTAAACGTGAGCACAACGGCCGAAGCAAGCAACACCCACGTCAGGCGGTCACGGGGCGAATGGCACAACGCGGTCAGCACGACGACATACGGAACGGCCAGCGCCAGATAGTTGTACCTCCAGGCGAGTGGATTAAAGATCGTCATGTAGATGATCAGAAGCGCAAGGTGCGTCGCCCGGGCCCACGGGTTTTGCCGCGTTTTATAGACGAAAGCATAAAGCACGGCCGCCGATAGAATGCTCAGGCCCAGCCAGGCAAATCGGACCGAATGGATGTCCCAGGAGACGACATTGATGTGGTATCCGGTGGAAGAAAGTGTTCGCGCCATTTCGGCGAACATCGACTGATTCTGAAGCCGCCATGCCTGCGATGGAATCTCTGTGTCGCGCAAGTGTGCCGGCCACTGTGCGATCAATGTCGCATTGGAATCCCATCCAACCGAGAGCGCCGGAAGCGCGAGCAGAGCGGCAAGGCTCAGTAGCAGCGACGCGAGCGCCTGCCGCGGTCGGGGTGTAAACAGAAGATACGGAACGAAACATAGGGGCACCACCTTCAGGCAGATCGCGATGGCCAGCGCGGCTCCGGCCGCCCACGGTCGGTCGTGAACCGCCAGATAGAACGCCAGCACTGTAAACCCCAGAAAAATCACCGTGGTCTGACCGGTGTAGAGTTGCAACATCAAGTAGGGGAGGACCAGTACGAGCGATACCAGCGCGATCCAGGCAGGCACCCACTTGCTGACCGGCACATATGCCGCCAGCCGCGACACCATTGCCATCAAGGCGGCGAGAACGATGAAGTCGGATGCCAGGAACAGGATTCTGGCCGCGGTGACCGGGACCATGCTCAGTGTCTCGGCCGCGACGGCGATAATCGGCGCGTTCTTGAAGGTCAGCATCGGGCCCTCTTCAAGCGTGTAGATCGGTCGATGTTCGCGCATGGCAATGCCGGCGCGGTAGTACACGCCCCAGTCGCCGAGCATGTCCTTGGACGCGTGTAGCCCCACACGAATTGCGGAGTAGGTGAGAAACGCGATCAGCAGTATCGTTGCCACCTGTCGCGGAATGGACAACCCGGCGGCCCTGGCGATCCCCAGCCGAAACCTGGCATCGAACAACAGTCCCGCAGAAGCGCCACTGGCAGGAAGGGGAGTGGTCATGGTGGGCTCGTCGAACTCCTGGAACGCTCAGGTAGCGTTCCCGAAACCGCGGCAACCGCAGTTCAAACAGTTACGATCCGCGAAAAACGCGGACGGATCAATCGATGTTCGGTGCCAACGGTGAGTTGCGGCGGGAACTTGGACCCTTCGCCGGGTACCGGATGTCGGCTCCAAGCGTGTGGCCAGTTCGTTGGGGATCGCGCGGCCGATTGAGGAAGGAGGGGACGATGAACAAGCCTGACGCCCCATTCTTGCCGCCCAACCTCCTATGGATCGGCATCGGTGCCGCTGTGCTGGTTTTCGTCTGCGTGCAGACGAACATGTCGCCGGGCATGTTCATTTACCTCGGGATTGGGATGGTCGTCGCCGGGTACTGGTTCTGGCGTGACAAGGCGCCGGATTCCGGCGGGCGGTCGGATATCGCGGCCGCCTTTCCTTTTCTGGCGATGTTCTGGCCGCTGCTGGTGGTGGCGCTGCTGTTCGGGAAAGAATTTGGCGGGCCGCGGTAGTTGGTCGAGCGTGGGGTGATCGCGGGGAAAGTTCAGGGCGCGGCGGACTACTTGACGGATCTTTCTTTCCTTTTCGGCGGTCCCGAATATAATACTAACATGTGTCGCCGCCACGCCGCGTGGGTTGGCAGACCTTCTACTTTGCGCGGCGGGGATGGGAGCCTTGCGAAGCGTTGGACGAATCTCGTCGGGTTCATTTGGCCGTCTTGGGTTCGTTCGGCGATATCGCCTTGGGTTCGTTCGGCAAGAGGACGTGGCAGTTGAGGATGAACGCCTGTGCGTCTGTGACGCACCTTGCACGGTTTGGAAAGCCGTGTCACGGACAGCGCTCGCGAGCAGCGATCTTGGGTTCGTTTGGCGATATCGCCTTGGGTTCGTTTGGCGGCGGAGGAGATAGGGATGTGCGATTCGAGCGGGTGCCTGAAGCATCATGCACCTTGCACGGGCTGGAAGCCACGTGTCACTGACGGGGTCGCTTGGCGGTGCGGTCTCGGGTTCGTTCGGCGATGTCGCCTTGGGTTCGTTTGGCAGTTCCGCCTTGGGTTCGTTCGGCGAAGTCGGGGACGCCTGCGCCGGGAACCCCGACCCTTAACGCTCTACCGGATGACCGGAGGACGGGACAGGACGCGTGATGCGCCTGCGGGGCGTGGCTGCCTGAGCTTCTTAAGGCGCGGTCGTTCGCCTATCGACTTTCCTTCCGGACTTCCCAACAATGGCCTTACGCAATGTCTGACTACCGACCCACCCTCGCGATCACCCTTGGCGAACCATCCGGCATCGGGCCGGAAGTTATCGTCAAGGCGCTGGCCGACCCCGTGCTGCGGCAGCGGGCCAAGTATGTCATCTACGGGATGAACGAGCTGCTGGCGTACGCCGCCGACCTGGCGGAGTTTGACGTATTCTGGTGGCGCGATCCGTACCAGGGTCGGCTGCGGAGCTATCCGCACGATGTCGTCGTCGTGGATTACGACAGCTACAACTTCCTCGGCACCGACATCCGCGGGCCGAGCAAGATGGGCGGCGAAGCGTCGATGCGGTTTTGCCTGGATGCCATCGACGCCGCGATGAACGGGCTGGTGGACGGCATCGTGACGGCGCCGATCGCCAAGGAATCGTGGAAGCTTGCGGGGTACGGCTATCCGGGGCACACCGAGCTCTTTGCCAGCCGAACGCAGGCCAAGCGCCATGCGATGATGTTTGCCGGCGGGCCGCTGAAGGTGGTGCTCTGCACGGTGCATGTACCGCTGAACGGCTTATGGGGAAAGCTCAACATTGGCGCAGTGTTTCATCCGATCGAGCTCATCCACCAGGCAATGGTCGAGTGGTTCGATACGCCGAACCCGCGCATCGCGGTGGCGGGGCTGAACCCGCATGCGAGCGAGAACGGGCAGTTCGGGGACGAGGAAGAGCGGATCATCACGCCGGCGATCCAGATGGCGCGCGAGCAGGGGATCGACGCGACCGGCCCGTATCCGCCGGACACAGTTTTCCTGGCGGCGAAGGACGGCAAGTACGACGCCGTCGTCGCGATGTACCACGACCAGGGGCTGATCCCGGTCAAGCTGCTGGCGTTTGATCGGGCGGTGAATGTGACGATCGGCCTGCCGATCATCCGGACCAGCCCGGACCATGGCACGGCGTTCGACATCGTCGGCAAGAACCGGGCGAACCCCGGGAGCATGCGGGCGGCAATCGAGCTGGCGATCGAGATGGCGGTGAAGAAGCACGATCGGCTGAAGTCGCACCCGCCGACGCCGATGTTCGGCGACGGCGCATCGTCGGGCGCAGGCAACGAGTAATGGCTCGCCGGCTGCGCCCGACGACATGATGCGGCGTCAGAAGTAGTAACGGTTCTGGCCGAGATAAAACTGGCGGCGTGAACTGGCGCTGGTGGCGGTGGGTTTCTGGCCGAGGTCGCTGTAACCCTTCCATTCCACGCGTCCGTCGATGAAGCCGACGTTCGACCCGCCGCCCTTGGCTTCTTTCGGGAGGTAGCCGCTGGGGTCGTCACCGATCAGGTGGTTGGACGGTGCCAGGACGTTCTGGTAGCTGCGGGCCATGTCGGTCACGAGGATGTCGTAGTAGGCCCGGTCGGTGAGTTTGACGGGGAAGATCGTCATGCCCGGCGGGACTTCCTCGAAGCCGGTGTAGGGTCCGATGGTTGCCGTGGAGCCTATGGGGTTGCCGGCCGGCTTGGCTTTGTTCAGCTCGGTCCGTCCGGCGAGGAACATGTAACCGAGAAAGCCGTAGCCGCTGTGGCCGGTATGCGACCAGACAAGCGGCGAGGCCATGCCGGGGTTGTCGTTTTCGGGGCTGGTGGGGCAGAAGAACATCTGCCGCGGCACGCCGTAGACGTCCTTGAGCATGTCGCGGAGCTCGGGGTGGACGAGTTGCAGCTCGTCCTTCGTCGCGGTGACGCCGCTCCGGTTGAACTCGCCTTTTTTGTTGCCGTAATCAGGCAGGCGGCCTTTATTGTCGTTGGCGTACATGATCAGGGCGGCACAGTGCTGGCGGACCTGTGCAGCACACTTGATGCGTTTGGCCTGCTCCTGGGCCCGAGACAGCGATGGCAGGAGGATGGACACGAGCAGGCCGATGATACCGATGACGACGAGAAGCTCGACCAGCGTGAAGCCCGTCGGCGGCAGACGTCGAAAGGGGGGTTTATCCGAAAGTCCGCAACAGGTCATATGACACACCTTTCGATACAGCAAGAGATGTTAATTATTGCCGAAAATGGTTTTACGTCGGTTTTTGAGTATAGGTGCACCACCTAACGGCGGGTCAAATCGCGGAGTGATTTAATCTGGGTTTCGCCGACCGTCCGGACCAAGCCGGGGCGGGGCGGGCTTGTTTATCCGGACGCTGCAGGAAGGAAAACGATCGATTGCGAATCGCCCTCCCCCCGATAGGATGCCCTCGTCGTTGCGCACTCCGGATTCGAGAGCGTTTGTCGCACGCGTACTGACATGGACAAACCGATCGACCCGACCCAGCCTGCTCTGCCCGACGCCGCCGGTTCGTCGCCGGGCCTGCGATTGTCCGTCGTGATACCGGTCTTTAATGAGGCCGGCACCATCCACGAACTGGTGGGGCGGGTGGTC is part of the Humisphaera borealis genome and encodes:
- a CDS encoding type II secretion system protein, translated to MTCCGLSDKPPFRRLPPTGFTLVELLVVIGIIGLLVSILLPSLSRAQEQAKRIKCAAQVRQHCAALIMYANDNKGRLPDYGNKKGEFNRSGVTATKDELQLVHPELRDMLKDVYGVPRQMFFCPTSPENDNPGMASPLVWSHTGHSGYGFLGYMFLAGRTELNKAKPAGNPIGSTATIGPYTGFEEVPPGMTIFPVKLTDRAYYDILVTDMARSYQNVLAPSNHLIGDDPSGYLPKEAKGGGSNVGFIDGRVEWKGYSDLGQKPTATSASSRRQFYLGQNRYYF
- a CDS encoding glycosyltransferase family 87 protein; the encoded protein is MTTPLPASGASAGLLFDARFRLGIARAAGLSIPRQVATILLIAFLTYSAIRVGLHASKDMLGDWGVYYRAGIAMREHRPIYTLEEGPMLTFKNAPIIAVAAETLSMVPVTAARILFLASDFIVLAALMAMVSRLAAYVPVSKWVPAWIALVSLVLVLPYLMLQLYTGQTTVIFLGFTVLAFYLAVHDRPWAAGAALAIAICLKVVPLCFVPYLLFTPRPRQALASLLLSLAALLALPALSVGWDSNATLIAQWPAHLRDTEIPSQAWRLQNQSMFAEMARTLSSTGYHINVVSWDIHSVRFAWLGLSILSAAVLYAFVYKTRQNPWARATHLALLIIYMTIFNPLAWRYNYLALAVPYVVVLTALCHSPRDRLTWVLLASAVVLTFTPYHAQIYGARLAGAMMLMAAVIRSFQRASRLRDAGDLLVPRVSDTSRSAC
- the pdxA gene encoding 4-hydroxythreonine-4-phosphate dehydrogenase PdxA — encoded protein: MSDYRPTLAITLGEPSGIGPEVIVKALADPVLRQRAKYVIYGMNELLAYAADLAEFDVFWWRDPYQGRLRSYPHDVVVVDYDSYNFLGTDIRGPSKMGGEASMRFCLDAIDAAMNGLVDGIVTAPIAKESWKLAGYGYPGHTELFASRTQAKRHAMMFAGGPLKVVLCTVHVPLNGLWGKLNIGAVFHPIELIHQAMVEWFDTPNPRIAVAGLNPHASENGQFGDEEERIITPAIQMAREQGIDATGPYPPDTVFLAAKDGKYDAVVAMYHDQGLIPVKLLAFDRAVNVTIGLPIIRTSPDHGTAFDIVGKNRANPGSMRAAIELAIEMAVKKHDRLKSHPPTPMFGDGASSGAGNE